cAGTAAGGCCGTGGCAGGGCACTGAGCGGGCCGGACtcgggatggggaggggaggctccTGCCCGGCGCGAGCGCAACTCTGCACGGAGCAGAGCCCAACTCTGGCCGCCATGACGTCACGCGGGTCCGGCAGCCAATGAGGACCTCGCTGGCATGGATATTAAGGAAAGTTAGCGCCTGCCTGAGCACCCTCTTTTCTTATCATTGACATTTAAACTCTGGGGCAGGTCTTCGCGTAGAACGCGGCTGTCAGATCTGCCACTTCCCCCTGCGGAGCGGCGGTGAGAAGTGTGGGAACCTGCGCCGCCAAGCTCACCTGCCTCCCCGCCCTCGGTTCCCAGGTAACTGCCGGGTCTCCGGCCCCGGCTCCGCTCGGACCCGTGCCGTCCCTCTGCTGCCCACGACGGTGTCTCCAAACCAAGCCGGCCGGCCCCAAGTAGCCCAGGGGCttgattttttgcttttaaaaggagATAAAGGTGGAAGGGAATTACCGAGGGCAGGATAAGATGggaggttgggggcgggggggtgtctTGTTCTTGCCGAGCGTGCTTTTCTGCAATAGTGGCAAAACGTCCCAGTGTTTTGAGTGGACTTCCAGTTGAGTGCTGAGCTGCGGGGAGGAGTTGAGAGGGAAGTGGGAAGAGGGAGACAGGGATCTGCTGGTACTGTCTGCTGCAGCCTCTTGCGATCGTGAgacatgctgggggtgggggtgatgcaGTTTGTACCTGGAACTCCCTTGACTAGCAGTTCGCGACATTCACGCGTGCAGAGGTCCCCACCCGAGCCAGGAGCGCGTAGAAACGCCCCGCCACGCGGGTCGGGCGAAGTGCAGCAAAAGTTTCCGGCGGCTGCAAAGTGTAGATAGTTGCGCCGAAACAAAGTCTTAGAGATAGGAGTTCGTTTCTCCGAAAGGAGAGGAGGACGAAAGAATGCTGCCCACAGAGCTGGGCAGCGCATAAAGCACGCAGAGTGCGATTTGAGCTTCACTTCGGAAGACCTAATAATTAGCGATTCTCACTGAGCTAGAACGCGGGCTCGGGTTACTGCGGGCGCTGCGCTAGCTGCCCGGGTGGGAAGATCGTGGGCGCCAGGGTAGTCGGGCCTCTGAGTGCCGGGGAGAGCAGCGCCCAGCTAGCTACTCTCACGTCCCAGGACAACCCAAGCCGGCCGCCGGAAGTTTCTCCAAAGTGAGTCAGGTTAGAGACGACCCCAAACTACCTCTTGGTTCAGGAGTCTAGCCCCACGCAGCCGGAGATGCCAGAAAGGCTTACGCCAGGCACTGGAGCACCCGCCTGAGAGGTTGGGGGGCCTCTAGGTGAGGCCTGGGTTCTCCCCACTGCTGCTGGCATCCCCTCTCTAGGCTTTCTGGGGGCACCTTCGGTGCCATTTCTATTTCAGGCACCTGTGACAGGTGCTCAGGACCACCGCCCAACTCTGAGCAATGGCCGCCCTCTGCCCACCTTGTCCAGGAAGCCCGGGAAGGAGAGAAGTGGCCACACAGCCGAGCGCCTTACCTGGGCCTGGGGTCCTCTCCTCCGCGGGTTCCGTTCTCCAGAGCCAGGCGGCTAGCAGGTTACCCGCTTCGCAGTGGGAAGTGAACCTTCTCCTCCAGTCATAAATCAAACCCAGCCATCCTCGGGCCTCCTCCCTCATTAGAGATGTTTATTGGAGATTGTGTTTATTCGGCTGTCACGGCGAGAAAACGCACTGACATAATTACCTCTGACCAGAGTCCTCGCCCCGCGCCCAGGGCGAGCCGGGGACCTCCTCTGTCGCCTTCTCCGTCCCCTGTCTTTGATCAGAGGGCACATGCAGttggcttgtttattttttctctcagaTCCACTCATATAATTTGGATTATTGAATCAGTTACTATTCAAATTTCCCCAAGGTCTGGacgtttatttattttagaattttaaaggaaagcCGAAGGGTACCAAACACCCCTCCGGGGCAGAAGGGGGCAGCGCTGGAGAGACGGAAGGAGAGTCCTTCTCGCTGCGCAAACTTTCCGGCCCGCCCCGCTGCGGCGCGCTGGGGGCCAGACGCCACCGTGCGCTGGAGCCCGGCTGGAGCAGTGGGGAGTTGCACGGAGAGATGGGTGTCGATATCAGTGGcgatatttattgttttattcatcATTCTCTCTGCTCTCGGGAGGAATGAATCTGAGGCTTCAGGGCCCCGGGCTGAGTTTTCTCAAAACTCTCGAGGGCCGAACTCGGTGGAGCCAACCCGCAGCTCCTCCCCCCCGCCTCTCGCCCCGGGTCGCTCCTCGGCTTTGGTTTTCCCCGCTAGTCAGGTTTGTAAGTCACTATCTGTGAAACTGAGTTAGGAAGTGATGAAAAGCGTCGAATTGTTTCCTAAttgataatacttttttttttttttttttggtgacggGGCTGGCCAGTATCTGGGATCTCCGCTTTTGATCCCTCGCTGCCGCCTCTGTTCTCCAATCGCTAATAAAACTCGCATTGAGCCCCTTAGTGCCTTGATTAACAGGCAGATTAACTCTTACCAGGGTGGGGAACAGCTTGTCCCAATCAATGTCATTTTAAAAGCCCGTCAGGATACGCTCAGCTCCGGTTCCCTGGCTGCTCGAGCGAGCCAGCCATGACATttgctccctcctccttcccctgccGCAAACCCCACAGCAAAGCCCTCAGTTTCCAGCCCGCGTGTTCCCTGCGCCAATCCAGGACAAATTGCAGGACTCGGTCCCTCGCCTTTAAAAACAGGCAGCTGTTTAGAGAGGGAATCTCCAGGGAGAAGGGACTGAGGTGGCCTTGGCTTGCTTTTCATTTGAAGCAGAACTCTGGCCTCTTAAGGGCGGAGGTTACAGGGAAAGGAGCGATGGAGAGCCTGGGTAATGAAATGAACAGCAAACTTTCCTAGAAACCATATTTGTAAAAATCGGAGAGTGCTGTTACTTGCAAGTATGTGCATGTGTCCTGCACATCAGGAGTTTTAAACCTGGTCCCTATCTAGACAACAGCATGTAGGGTCCAGAAAGCAAAGGCTTGAGAGTCCAACCTGCGGGGCAGCAGGGATCTCacagttgggattttttttttttttttctgagtatttctGAGGGGGAGGTGTGAGAAAGAGACGCTTGCCGCCTAATGTGAATGGAAGAGAATCGAACCCAGAGGGTGCTGAGACACACTTGCCATTTGGCAGGAGGCGAGGAAGGGCGAGGGCACCGCGGCTTTCCCCAGCCTAGCGTGGCCGCAGCCTGGAGGCGCCACCCGTCCGGCTTCTGCTCTCCTCCGCTTCCCGGCGCTCTGGGCTCGGCGAGGCTGCCGAGTGAGCTGGAAACCCGCAGGTTGCTGCAGAAAAGAGAGAGGCCCGAGGGGAGAAGGAGCCCCTGGCTGGGCGGCAGGATGGTCGCCTTTGCGTTTGGTGCTCGTTGGACCCGTTTCGTCAGCTCCACGAGACTGGGAACCCACTCTCCCAGGGcctgcagagagagggagagccgTTTCAGGCTCTGCAAAGTGACGCAGGTGTTGGCGGAGACTTTCCTCCTCCAAAGAAAAGCTCTCCGCCCTGACCAGCACGCCAGCCCCGCTCCTCTGCTAGGCGGTTGAAAGCTGCAGTTCAGAGGTGTCGCAGCACCGGGTGGGAGACTCTTGGTTCCGAAGCCGGGAAGCAGGCGAACATTTTTCACGAGCCGGGCATGGCTTTGCCTCGCCAGAGGCCGCCCTCCGGGCGGGAAACCTGAAGATCGGGCAGGGGGCGAATGCCAGGGACCGCTAGGGGTGAGATGCTGCCCGACCTCACACTTACGCACCAATACTGACCAGAGACTCCGGGCACTCAGGCGAGCGGCGATCCCCCAGCGCGACTCCTTCGGCAAAGACAGCCTCCCCCTACCGGGTGGGATGACCCGGGCAGCCCCTGCGGGAACAGGCCAGAGAAAAGTCCTCCTCCGACGCCAAAGGGTGAGggcgggggcgggaggaggggggGTACCTAGGGAGAGGCGGGAAAAGGCGAGAAAGAAATGGAAGGCGCGACTCCCTCCCTCCAACCCCGACTCGGAGGGCAGCAAGTGGGCCTCGGTCGTGTTGGAAGCCGCAATTAAAATGGCGACCTAGGAATTGTCTCAATTTTGCGCACACCTCTGGCCCTGGCGCGCTGCAGCTCCGTCCCAGTCCCCCAACCTGCCCCGTCGCCCCCCGGAACAGGTACTTGGCAGAGGGCGCCAGGCGGCCCGAGGCAGAACGGCACCCCCGCCCTCCTTGAGGCTAGCCCAGAGAGGACAGGAACTCAAGCTCTCCTCCCTGCTCTCCTCCAACTTTGAAAACTCTGCCTCTCGGCGGGCTgagctcccccctcccccaaatattGACACATTGGAAGCTGCCAAgtccttttttgtttcttgtttgtgGAGAGTGGTTTCCAAGAGTCCTTCTGTGAGCCCCCACCTTCACCCAATGACGTCAGTGGCATTCACTCCGCTCCTCGCCTCttatgattttttgttgttgtttaaaacttttctccgaggtgaggtgggggtgggagggtgggagaaggAGCTGATTCAAAGAGCTAGTGCCCAGGGGGGAAATAGCAACAAGATTACGGCTGCTTCTCTCTAAGGCAAAGCTTAAGAAGGTGCTAATCCACTCGGTCGCTAATTGAGAGGTTGTAAAAATGATATTCGCCTCCAATTCGGACAGTCTCTGGGATTCCTCCCCCCGCCGCTTATGCTCAGTGGACTTGAGTTCGAGCTTCTTTACTGATTGTTACGAagtaaagggagagagagaaagaatgcagGCTCTCGCTGGTCTGGGATGGGCCCGCTGCCTCGCTGCCTCTGAAAGTCGCGGTCCTACGAAGTCTCGCACAGAAGGCACCGACCGGGGCGCCCATCGCCACCTCCTTAGCTTCTTTGGTCTGGGTTTTCTCCCCGCGCTGTATGGCTCCTGGGCCGCTGGAAGGGCCTTCCGCAGGCCGAGATGGTGATCGGGTTGTGCTACCCCAACTCTGGCCCAGATAGGGGAGACCTCCCAGCTCACCCCGCAGCTCTGCCCGGCCTCTCCGCTGCGGCGTTAGTGGGCGCAGGTCGGGGAGGAGAACGTAAGACCCACGTTAGGCCCGGAGCCGGCCCAAGGCAGCCTGCAGCCTCCTCGGGGTCCCAGCTCCCGGGGCAGCCGTCGCGCCGCGTGTCAGCGGTGAGTTCAGGTGGCAGAGACTTTACTGATGAGCTCTGACTTTTTGCACTTTGCACAAGTGGAGAGGAGTCAAGTCTACCTGGCGACGGCTTCCTCTCATGCTCCCTACCTCAGCTCTTCCAACCCCATCCTCTTTTGTCGGATCCTGGGGTGTGTGCCCCATCCCAAACCTTCCCCTTTCCTTTCCACGCGACCTGCAAGCTCCAAGAGAGCCCGGAATTTTGCCGGAAGGGGCAGCCGCTCCCTCCCCTGTCACCTTAACTGCGGGCACCAAGGGGAGCCTTTGGAGTGTACTGAGGTGTGTCCTAATCGTCCGGCATTCAACAAATGGACTTGTGGTGTGTGGTCAGAAGAGAAAAGCCATTTACTTACTTTCCTCCCCGGTTTTCTGGCAACAGCTGAAGGGGAATTGCTTCCGTGGACTGAGCAGACCCAGGAGAGGGAACCGTCGTGCGAAAGACTCACACACCACAGAAGATAACTGGTGGCACACACGGATACACGCTGACACACCGACATCG
This genomic window from Bubalus bubalis isolate 160015118507 breed Murrah chromosome 16, NDDB_SH_1, whole genome shotgun sequence contains:
- the LOC123329635 gene encoding uncharacterized protein LOC123329635, yielding MGAPVGAFCARLRRTATFRGSEAAGPSQTSESLHSFSLSLYFVTIIPVLSGLASRRAGVPFCLGPPGALCQVPVPGGDGAGWGTGTELQRARARGAARVIPPGRGRLSLPKESRWGIAARLSARSLWSVLALGEWVPSLVELTKRVQRAPNAKATILPPSQGLLLPSGLSLFCSNLRVSSSLGSLAEPRAPGSGGEQKPDGWRLQAAATLGWGKPRCPRPSSPPAKWQVCLSTLWVRFSSIHIRRQASLSHTSPSEILRKKKKKSQL